gaagtctggaaactgccacagctgccaatgattcagtgccctgaggcctgctccaatcCAGTCTGTGCTGGGCCACCtcagctcccagcaccatgcaaaagaaattcccatcgaccttccaggctgtcttgggctggagacttttttcactctgtcattttatgggttctgtagctttagaatttgtttagagtcattttttacattaaTAGGGAGGCATTTGGGAGAGAacctaagcaagtccctgcttttactctgccatcttgactccacccccagAAGCCAACTCTTGAAGAATATGTTTTAGACAAGTGACTGAATTCagaattttagatctggtatgctGTTGGCTTTTGGCGTTTCTTCTTGATGTCTAGATTTCTTATTGTTGaagattttttctccatttttgccTCCACTCTCCTATTCTGTCCTGAATTTTGATTTctgttctttggggttttttgcacTAATGATTCCTTTCTGCTcgtttctgatttgttctttttccttctctttgcttgCAACAAATACAGGTAGCaaacagttttcatttttaagaatACTTAactgttaaattgaatttttattacatatttttaagTAGCCACTTtacatttctgtttttattttaaattacttgATGCACATCTTATTTGATACTCATAGCAGCTCTGTGAGATTATTCTATAGCATTATTATACTTGTTTTATAAAAAACTGATGCCACAGAGATTTTAACTTGTCCAGAGCCAAACATGTAGGAAGTCACAAAGTCAGAACTTAACCTAGGTGTTCCAGTGCTGTCTTACTGCATTGTATacttttctttccaattacattttgcTCCAGATAGTGAATTGATACAGTACTGtattatttaatgtaattaaagttTAAAGTTTCCACTTAGGTACTCAGTGAGCTACAATTGTTTGTATTTTCAGAACTAAGATGATCTGATTAGAGGCTTAATCATATCCCTACTCCAGCTTCCAAGGCTAGAATTATGTCAGAAGAATAGTTAAATGTCCTCTTGTTCTATGTTCAGAGAAGCAACTTACACAGCCTTCTTTGACATGACCTGATGGCCCACATTCTAATATGCTGTGAATGATATTAGCTGATTTTATGGCCTAAATTTATTCCTTTTCAGGAAATGAATGGAGTGCTAAAGAACATGCTCTCAGATTGGTTTTCTACAGGATTTTTAAACCTGGAGCGTGTTACCTGGCACTCACCTTGTGAAGTACTACAAAAAATCAGTGAGTAAGTATCAGGAATTTCTATTCCTGCTACATTGATTAGTTCACATAAATGTAAAACTAGCTTCAGAGTGCATGTTTCTATACTATGCTTAATGAAAACAGTAACAGAATGACTGTATACTTAGTATAAATACTGAGGTAATGTGAAATGGAAAGAGGAAGCTAATCAGTAGAAATGAATtcgttacatatacatatatacctatatacacacacacacatatgggtgtgggtgtgtgcatgtatatataaagagagaaataTATGTGTGCGAGAGAGACTGTGTATGGTTGTAAATATTCAAAGCCAAAATGATCACTTTTTTGATAAGGCTTTTAAAGAAAGGAGACTATTTTATAACATCTATAAGTATTCGTTGAATTGAACATATAgagggtgtctcaaaagtcttagtgaagttaaAACTTCAATattgtatatgtaggtatgtatatagtatatggtGTTTCTCAAAATGAAATTTCATGTATTCATTGCTTCAATTTTCCTCTTAcccaaaattatatataattttgttataCTGAAATGTAGTAAAATACAATTGTTGCCAGTTTAGGAATATAGAATTTTGTCAGTTGTTAAATCTAGAAGGAGTTTgacagatcatctagtccagtgttCTGAAATAAAACCAGTGAGAGTTCCACCcagataaaaattaaacaattgaAAGATAAATGACCACAGTATTGAAAAATCAGCTCCAAAATGTATTtaactgcaaagaaaaaaaagatgatggtgGTTGTAGCTAAGGCTGTCTATAGTGAATCTTAAGGGCTATACTAACCAAAAATGCTAACTGCCCATATTCCAGAAAGTAAAGTCAATCTGAATGAAGCCCAGATAAgactgaaggaaataaaaagataaacaaccGAAGCATTAGAAATTAGCTCTAAAATAGGTTTTactacagagggaaaaaaaagaattttattgatTACGATATTTGGATAGACTTCTATATTGAAACATGCTACATTGAATTTTTCTCAGAAAATCCCATTTGAATCATAACTTTTACTATATTAAGGTTTATTGTATAGCTTAGggattttaaaaaggtttttttcttggagggagTTGGAGGGAGAGGTGCAGGCTTTGATCTGTGGTTTCGTTGATGTGAACAACTTCTATTGAGGAAAGTCTCTACTTACTGATGATAATCAGCAACTACTCTGCAACTTCCAGTTTTAGAAGGGCCTATTGAACTCAAAGGTTAAATGAGGTCCAGGTTCACAGGCAGTATGTGGCAGAGGCAGGTTTGACCCCAGCTCTAAGACTGGCTCTGGGATCCCGTATACCTTGCTGCCTCTCCGAATAACACTgtattatgtaattataataattatagctcATCATGCTTAATATACCTAGAATTTTAAGTGCTTTGTTTGAATTTTATATTCCAGATAGCGGGAGGGTGAGCATCAACCAAAACTCTGTTTtataagtttgtttgtttgttttttgatgatTTAGCTATATGCAAAAATCACTAACTGTCATTTTGCCATCTAAAAATTTTCTCTTCAGGTGTGAGGCTGTGCATCCCGTCAAAAATTGGATGGACATGAAGCGACGTGTTAGTTCATACagaagatgcttttttttttctcactgttcAACACCCGGGGAACCACTGATTATTTTGCATGTGGCATTAACCAATGAGATTTCCAACAATATCCAGGTATCCTTTCTGACAATATTCAACATCAAATAAGCACCACCAAATATCCTAGGGCCTCAAGTTTCTGAACAACTCTATTCCCTGATCTAGGCTTGCCCTGTCCCCCTTCTTTACCTTTGTGCGtgtcatttccctctttttccttctcctccgaGCTCACCTATACATATTGGCAGCCTTTCCCTCCTTTATGTTCCATTTCAGGTGCTGCTTTCTAACTAAGGAGCTTTCTCTGATCCCTGCAGTGAGAAATTATTCTTTGCTTTAATCTTTCAAGTTCTTTTGGTAGACTTACGtatatttcatcattttaaaCTTTCATCATGATCATTTGTATAGCTGCTCTTTCATCTCTATTTGATAGTAAGTGTCTTAAAAATAGTCATTTTGTTGCTTTTCACCTTTGTGGCTCCAGGACTTTGGACAGTAGGTagttaacttctttaaaaattaacttgTATCATTTTGTTCAATTATATTCTTAATGTTGTATGTAAACTAATATAATTATTGCCTCATTGATTGAAGAATAGAGGTGTAGAGTCCATTTCTTTCAGACAATCAGAAAATACATTCATTAATCATAAGGGATATCTGAACCCTCAGCTAGAATAGGAAAATTCTAGTGAAAGAAGAGTAGTATTGAaggccaaagaaaaaggaaaacttatAAACTAGTCATTGAACATTTTAATGTTTATTACGAGCTATGGGCAGGAGAGAGCATATGGATGAGAATAAAAAGGAGCTAAAACAAGAGGTATATAGGGATGGGTACACACTATATAGACCAtatgatcaaaaagagaaatgaaatgatgaatTTCTAATGTAAATCACAAAACTGATACTGTGACAGAATGTAATTATGATGAGATTATTCAGCTATCTATACAGTTTTTGAAAGTATCTCCACTAATACAGTAGCTGATGAACTCCTTACTTTCATCATCCTTCACAAAATAAAGTAACAAGAAAAACTCCTATTTTTGGACTTTATTCTAATCAACTATTTGGGAAAGTGGAAATATGGGAATCTCCAGAGTAAGTGAAGTGAATGCCAGCTTAGAGTGAGTAATCGATAAGGAGGGGAAATCCATGTATTACTTAGTATGTACCCTATGCTTTAGAAGGGTAGATTTCAAAAAATTCAAAAAGGACAAATAAAGTCATGTCACCTGAGACTCTAACTCAAGAGGGATATAAAATTCTCAAGAACAAAATGCTGGTAGTGCAGTTACAAATTATTCCATTGCagcaagggaagaaagaaatatgtCTTAAGAGGACAAAGTGACTTCTTTCATGGTAAGTTCACTGAGGACTTTCAAAGGATGTTatcagaaattaaataaataaaacatagaaCTGGTAGTTAACTGATTTGGACCTACTTCCCTGCTGTACAACACCTTGTGAAATCAAGATAGATATATGAAAAAGTTAAGTAACTGtgtaaataagtaaatgataAATGCCAGAATGTTTATTTATGGATAAAGGGGAAACCACAAATATATAAGTAACATAATCCTGCAAGACTTATCAGGAAGGTGATAGCATAGAATATTCTAATaaggtaaatatttaaaaattacaagACACTTTTAGATTTGAGGTTCCAGGAAGAAGAATATAAAAAGGATGCTTGGAATGGATTGAAAGATAGTGATAAATAATAGCAAGAAGGTAGGTCTGCTTCCTTTTTACTTAACAGAGAATAATCTTGAGAACAAAAAGTACGGGGTAAAAGGTTTAGATTATCTCTAACAAGAGATAGTTACCAGGGACCTGAAACTCAAATAAGGGAATCTTAAGGGTAGCTGGGTGCTTTTTCCAAAGACAGTTCACCTAGCTCTGATAAAATTTGCGGACTACCAAACTGGTATTggtgatctttgaaaaaaatcaaaaagaatggatgaataatgagacagggaaagggaaaaatatagatCCTTCAAACTATAAAACCACTGAATCTGAATTTCTGAGGAAATTCTAGAATAGATTATTAGGTGGATACTTTGTTAATATTTAGGGAATTGGTGGTCATTATGAAATATGGGTTCATTAACAACAAATCTGcctgaccttgggctagtcacttaaccccaattgccctgccttcccccctccaaaaaacaaaaaagaacaagtctGCCTTCCTTTTTGACaggtcagtcaataagtattaagtgcttattacgtgccaggcactgtgctaagccttggggatacaaggaaaagtaaaagatagtccctgcccttgagtagCTAAGTGTAGACAGGATTACTAGACTAGTAGATGGAGGAATTGTCACAGTGGAAAGTGTCACaagtggaaagggaccttagatataatcaaatccagccttctcattttacagatgaaaaaacttcTTGGAGAAATGCTAGTATAGGGTCACCTACAGTATGAGGGATAGGACTTGACACCAGGATTCCTTCTAGACGAGGAGGATTCTGGCATACCTATATTTCAGCAAGACATTTGATAAAGCTTCACTAAGTGTTAAACACTTAACCAAAAAATCTACAGAAGTACACATTGGAAAAGCTGGTTAGAGAAGGAATGACAGAAAGTATCTTGGGAATAAATAATAGCCAAGCAGACTAGAATACATTCCATGTACACACCTGTGCTTTTGTTGGAatgccttctctccctttccccttctccaataATTCCAAATCCTATTTATCTATCCTTCAGGGCCCTGCCAGATGtgctacctcttccatgaagttttTTCTGATTCGACCTCTCCAACCCCATAATCATAAAtggtctttcttttccttccaaggaagCATTTTCTACCTCTCATATTCTTGTCATATTTTATTCTGAAATATAGTTACTATGTGTtcttttatatgttatatttccctcactagattgtaagctccatgaaggtagATTATGTCTTACCTATCTTTATATCTTCCCCAGTGCATAGCATCTTGTTCTGGGCAAGTGGGTATTTATAAATCATTGCTAAATGGAGGAAGAGTGAATCTGTAAATCAGATCAGAAGTATAATGCCGTTGATTATTTATGTAATACTGAAATGTTTTAGTAGGAGTAATGTTTTAGTAAGAAGTAACGAGTAGGATCTCAAAGGTAATTTGAGATTACCTTTCAGCTAGACTTAATGTTCATTAGCATCAGAAACATTTCTCAGCACTTAGATTTACATTTACAAGCATTTCTAGTTTAAATCTTCATATTTGAGaagtgattttaaaatatctggagataagtagaaaataaacCTAGAGCTGTTTGgattagaaaagagaagagtaaGGGTCCAGTATACTTTCTTAAGATTTTGTGGGAAAGTTGCTAGCTAATCTTCTATCTACAAAGAggccgagagagagagaaaaataactcAAGTTACAACAAAGCAATTTGCTTTACCTAGGGTGGAATATAACATAATGTGGAAACATTAGAGCAGAAAACTCAAAGAAGTAATGAAACCCCTCTGTAGAAACACAAAAACATAGAACTTCTGTCCCAGAAGGAAAGGTAGATTATacatcatgggatttagagttaCAAGACACTTTAACCCAACAcccgcattttacaaatgaggaaaccaatcCTCagattgtggaagtattttactGGTAAAACTATAATGCTAAAACACAGTTCTCTGATTCCCATTTCAGTAATCTTTCTCCTGTCCATCATTGCTTCACTGAGGACAGGCAACATTTTGTGTCTGTAAATCTGCTTACCTTACAGTTGTCATTTTGATGTTTCATTCACTTCTCATTCTGAAGGTGTTTTGCTTTGTAGGCCAAAATTAAAAGATTAGAATTTTATATGTATGGCAATTAAATCATATTCATAAAAACATTGTATGTGTTTTTTCAGGCAATAGTGAAAGAGTTTTCTTCTCCAGAaatagaagacaaaaacaaaattgtcacTGCAATTTTCTATTCCATCAGTTTGACCCAGCAAGGCCTACAAGGTGTTGAGCTGGGAAGTTTCCTTATAAAACGAGTTGTTAAGGAACTGCAGGTATGTTTGGCAAATATGGTCATGTTGTTTTGAGTGTCGTCATCTTCATTGAGTGgggttttgtttgtatttttatatgtgtattaaGTTATATACATGTCTCTGACAATCTCAGAATCATCCATAGGTTTGTACTACCAACCAGTTAACAACTTAGTTTTATTCTTTCaccctttttttgaggggggaaggcagggcagttggggttaagtgacttgcccaaggtcacacagctagtaagtatatcatgtgtctaaggctggatttgaactcgggtcctcctgactctagggccggtagtctacgcactgcaccacctagctgcccccttagcTTTATTCTTTCATcagatatttatatattactttataaCTTGCTAACTaactaaaatatgaaaatttGAGTAATATTAAGCCCTCACTGCCCATTGAAAAACTTATCCACTATAGCTTTAGCTATCCGTTTGTGTTTGAATGAAACTCAGTTGCATATCTATGGTTCTGACCTTTCACCCAAACTCCTGTCTTGTCTAGACATTTCCATTCATATATGCTGCTTCCACATTAAACTCAACATAGTTAAGCCTAAACTCATCATCTTGATGCTAAAGAAGGTTCCCCATTTTTTCTATCCTTTAACTTGATCTGTCCTACTGAGCCTTGTGTCTTCTGCAAATCTAAAAAGCATACTATATAAAATTTCATCCAAGgcatgttttttaaagtgttgaacAATATAGGACCAACAACAAATCTCTGAGGCACTCACCTCCCTAGAGAATggctctgttttgttttcttctttctgcccATTCCTTTCCCAGGGTAATAACAGTGGCAAAAGGGTAGACAGTATCTCTAGTAGCCTCTTTGGGGATGGCTGGGTACAAGGAAGAAATCGGGAAATGTGTAAGCAAATAGCCTTCTGCCACCCCCCAACAATAATTGAGAAGATAGCGTATGTGAAAAATGTACAGAAAAaatataagcatttttaaaaattaatataccatatttcttttctctggtCACAGAAAGCCCAAGATAGAACTAAGAGAGCTTAACTAATATTGATCAAAAATAATGGGAGTTACATTTAAGCACTTTCCCTGGCCTCTGAACACCTTACTATATTTCATTGTTGTGTTACATTGTGGTGGATTTGATGCTTGGCAGTGAGGAATTTGTACTTAGGAGTTATGTATCACATTAGCATAGCTATCACCACTAAAGTCCTCATTGTAACATGGAagtgaccttgggttcttgaagTTTCTGCCAATGGAAGATGAGCTTTGACAGCAACTACCAACTTGAAAAGTCTTTGAATATAGGCCCAGAGAAAACCTGTGTGTTTTATGAAAAACAGCCTAGTCATATATGGAGACCGACTACTATTCAACAAGTTATGATTGTTTTAACCTGTAATGGCTATTAAATAAGGTTTACAGACAGCCTCAGTTGAAGTAtccatatcaaaaaaaaaatcttcataatgCTCCAGAAACTGTAATCAGGTATACTAACTTATTTCATATAAAATACCAGTGGGAATAGAAGTATGGAAGTATGCATCTCTTTAAAAGATGGTCATCTCTCACTGCCAATTATATAGAAAATTGTCTATTCTTCAGACTCATTTAGCAACAAATATTGACGTTCAccagtcttttttttccaaagaaatgagttcaaattgcTGAAAGTATATCACGAATTATTGGTATGCAGTACTTTAACAACATAAGAAATTGTTAAAGTTTGTAAATTACTTTTGTATAAcaggaaaatataaattttattcatttagatAAAAAgtatctttttcttctatttatagagggaatttcctcaccttgaAACTTTTTCAAGTCTGTCACCTATACCTGGATTCACCAAATGGCTTCTTGGAACACTGAATTCTCAAACTAAGGAACTTGGAAGAAATGAACTATTTACAGATGCTGAAAGTAATGAAATTTCAGATATCATAGGTGGCCCCATTAGCGAAACTTTGAAGATACTTTTAACTAGCAATGAATGGGTGAAATCTGAAAAACTTGTCAAGGTGTTACAATCCCCTTTGATGAGACTCTGTGCTTGGTACTTATATGGAGAGAAGCATCGTGGTTATGCTCTCAACCCAGTGGCAAActttcatctgcagaatggggcaGTGATGTGGCGCATCAATTGGTTGGCAGATTTGAGCCTCAAAGGCACTACTTCATCCTGTGGGATGATGGTCAATTATCGATATTTCTTGGAGGAAACTGGTGTGAACAGTGCTGCATACTTGGGAGCCAAGAATATCAAAGCTTCTGAGCAGGTTTTAAATTTAGTTTCTCAGTTTCAGAAACTTAGCAAGCTTTGAACAGACACTTCTTGAATTGgaggtattttttttcaaatcaggaAGTAATTGTGGGGTCTTATGTCTCAAAGGAATCCTTTATAATGAAACAAATTGAACTGTGTTCTCTTCCAAACATTGGATTTATAATGACAGATTTTGTGTCCTAATTTACAGTAATTGTATTTCTTTGCACTTGGAAATGAATAATATTTGCAGTCTAGCTGTCAGCCTGATAAATATACAAGTAAACTACACACAAGCttacagagggaaggaagaattttGGTGTACctatatatttaacaaaagaaattacTAGTCATCATTAACATGTATGTAATAGCTTTCACCCCTTTATTCATTCTCAGTATCATCTCAGTATCAGTGCCCTTGTCTGAACATCACCTTCAAAAGGATgtgaaaatttttaaacataCATCTTGAGGTTTGGATGGATAAGTACCATGACAATGCAAAAAAGGGGTCTGGATGAAGAcaccttttttcttcctattgTATAAGTAAATTCACGTCATGTAGAATTGTGTTCGCTAAgcctattggaaaaaaaaaataaccgtacatgtgagtcctttatTTTAATGTCATTCTTTTCCACTCACTTGAAGTGTTAACACTGGTTAAAGGATTGAATGCAAAAACATTCTCCATTTTACTAGTTGAATTTTGAATGCCACACGTGTGAAATGGGTGGTTTTTAGCTTGCTggcaaaaatggaaatatttgagTACAGCAAATTCAATCATTTACCATGaacaaaaaatgaacagaatTGCTACTGGGGTATAAGTTGATCATTTGAAAGGACATATTGGGAAACTTTGAGAAGTTTTGTAAGAGGGTGCATGAGCTCATAATGAGTTCATTAGTAAGTAGCAAGTTTGCTCTATAAagtattaaatattaaaagtataGTTGTCTGCTGTGTATTGTTTATTTAAGATCTTGAAATAGTAGGACTAGAAGGGATCCTCAAATTTTTACTGATTGTCTATGAAGTAGGACATAAAGGGTTTTCTTACTGGAGCCTTTATGTAACAAGTCCCTAAATTCCTTCAGTTTCATCTCCAGCCTTCTAATACATGTGCATGCGCATGCTTCCCCCACACATACCACCCCTTTCGTCAGAGGATGGTATTAGAaactaaagaaacagaaaaatgttgTTAAACATTGGCCTAACCTAAACAAGCTTGCCTCCTTTAAGTAGACCATGATACCATCCTCAAGAAATAGGAATTCCTTTTAAGCTGGAATAAGTGTGAATTGTTTTCAGAGATCTCTGAGGAGAGATATCCCATAATTAATAGGAAGATTTAGCACTCCTTGAAAGGAAAATCCTTCTTGCAACAAATCATTTTTTATAGGTCTTGAATCCCAAACTTGTGTATTGTGAAGGGTACTACGACCCATAGTAAGTATAAAAGGAGGCTACCTCATGGTTCCTACATGTTCCACCTTTTTGAAGCATTCTGTTACTGTACTCCATATATTTATAAACAGTATTACAATGATAACTCATGTCCAACTCATTATATTTTCAGGTGATTCTAGACATTACAGTCTTGAATCATGGAGTTAAGGTGTtctacagaataaatccttttattaaggggatttgttctgtgaagtttggattcagtcagagggccacggTTGATGACCTAGAGGGCtgtatgtggcctcaaggcttcaggttccccacccctggcctagtgTATTCCATTTGGACAATGATTTTATATTCAAGGGTAAGCAGCTCTTTCCAGCTACAGTCCTCTTGGGATTGAGTCATCAATGCTGGACATTGCTTACATCTGTTTCTCGCTGAAAGCCAGATGGTCACTGTGATGGTACAGGATTCATTGCATGCTATAATCtttagtccaaaaaaaaaagtttaaaacttaATCATAgactctgagttggaagggacctcataccAATAATCTCATGCAGCCTAGACCTGAAGAGGAATCTCTTCTCTGACATCTCTGACAAacagtcatctagcctctgcatAAAGATCTACGTTGTAGAGGAGGCACTCACTACTtcttaaggcagcccattctcTTCAGAGACAGAATATGAAATTTCTCAAAATGTGTTTCTTATGTAAAACCATAATATGCCTCTttccaacttctacccattgttcttaGGGCTGCCTTATGAGGCAAGTAGAGCAGCGCCACCCCTTCTTTCATATGACAGCACTTCAAAGATTGATCTCTTATTCCTTGACTAACTCTTCCTTAGACTGAACAGCAAAAGATGCTTTCTCCAAtccttcaatttatttctttGTCATTCTGGCCACCTTCTTCTCTGGATCCCTTCTAGTTTGTCCAAGAATCTTAGATctgcagctggaagggacctcagaaaacacatcgtccaactccctcattttatagatagggaaactgaagcccaaggaagtgacttgtctaagattgCACATGTAGTattaggggcaggatttgaatgcaggtcttgaACTCCCTATTATTTCTATTGCATCATGCTGctagaaaggtgaaatgattCACCCAAAGTCATGTGAGTAGTAGGTGGCAAATCTAGGTGACAAATCCAGCTTTCATTCTCATCCTTTACACATTGTGATACCCAGAATACAACACAAACTAGATAAACTAGATACAGTCTGGTGTGGggcaggtgggtggggaggggacatTTGAATAGAGCACGACTCTCGCCTCCCTCATTCTGGAGCCATCCTCTATCAATCCTAAAATTGCATGAGCTTTTTTGTCCATCATGCTGTACTCAGTTGTTTTTAGAAGAGCCACCTCTTCCAACTTGTACTTGTGAAATCGGTTGTTTGAACCCAAGTATGACttgacatttatccctattagatTTAGCCCATTGTGCCACTGTTAGATCTTAGCAGGATCTTTCTTTGGATACTGACTCTTGCCTTCAGCGTATTACTGTACTTTTCAGCTTTGCAAATGTAACAAGCATGGCTTCTGTGACCTCAAGAAATTGCTGAGAATGTTAAACAGCATAGGGTAAGAAGACAGAATGCCTGATCTCCACTAGAGGCCCCTTTCCAAGTTGAAACCGACCCATTAAGGACAATCCTTTGGGTCTGGTCACTCAATCAATTCTGAGTTCACTTATGTAGGCCATCATCCAGCCTGTGTTCCCACTTTGTCTAGGATAATACAAGTGGGGTATTTTTTAGATGTTTTGCTACAATCTAAGAATACTTCATCTGCAATATTGCCCTAATCAACTAGTCtgacaacattttttttaaattgtttatcgtaatgttttgtctttgtttcaatgAAAGGCTTTCTGGAAGAAACCTAGCACTCTGTgcttagtggcacagtggataaaatgctaggcctggagtccagaagacctgggttcaaatttgaattcagatgcatactagttgtatgatcctgaacaagtcagttaacctccgTCTACCTCAGCTcctccaactataaaatgggaataataacacctattttcTAGGTTGTCATGAGACTCAAGtgagttaat
This region of Trichosurus vulpecula isolate mTriVul1 chromosome 3, mTriVul1.pri, whole genome shotgun sequence genomic DNA includes:
- the MLYCD gene encoding malonyl-CoA decarboxylase, mitochondrial; translation: MRGLGPGLSAHKLLRLRLRSRLPTRPRPRRLGAPGATLERAMDELLGRTVPQAPAYELRDKTPAPAEGQCADFMRFYGSLEGASQRAELLSRLARGFGVDHGQVAEHSAGVLRLGAAVGAAAPGTSPGMGPGISSLPAPTPREPGALLHAEDRLRYALVPRYRGLFQHISKLEGGVRFLVQLRADLLEAQALKIAEGPHVREMNGVLKNMLSDWFSTGFLNLERVTWHSPCEVLQKISECEAVHPVKNWMDMKRRVSSYRRCFFFSHCSTPGEPLIILHVALTNEISNNIQAIVKEFSSPEIEDKNKIVTAIFYSISLTQQGLQGVELGSFLIKRVVKELQREFPHLETFSSLSPIPGFTKWLLGTLNSQTKELGRNELFTDAESNEISDIIGGPISETLKILLTSNEWVKSEKLVKVLQSPLMRLCAWYLYGEKHRGYALNPVANFHLQNGAVMWRINWLADLSLKGTTSSCGMMVNYRYFLEETGVNSAAYLGAKNIKASEQVLNLVSQFQKLSKL